The following DNA comes from Oncorhynchus mykiss isolate Arlee chromosome 16, USDA_OmykA_1.1, whole genome shotgun sequence.
AATAGTCTACAATGTATTCTCACACAGTACCTTGTCCTCCTGTCTGTGTGCAGGTCTATGTTGCCGGATGTAGTTGATGACTTCAAGGTGAAGAATCCCACCAGTACAGACCTAGAGCCCATGTTTTACTCCTGCTATGTTTTCTTCAACAAGTTTGGAGGGGGGATGTCCGTGGGCATCTCCACCCTGGCATTACAGTGAGTTCCACCTGCAGGGATTGGACACTAGAATCTAAGTATTGGTACAAATATAATTTGAATCATGTATGGATTTATTTTACATCAACATTACTCTTCATTTGGGTGCTGTTTAGACCTTTGTCATGTCTCCAAACAGCACCCAACGAAGAGTCATGTTGATGTAAATAAATCCATACATGACTCAATCTATATTTGTACCAATGCTTGGATTCTATCTGTAGTGCGGCGGCACTTTCAGAAGAGTTTCCCCTCTTCTGCAATTGCTTGTCTACCGAGTGTAAcccccctctccccaccctcAGCTTTGCAGGGTATAAGCCTGGGGCCTGCAGGCAGAACCCAGCTGTGATCACAGCGTTGCGGGTCCTGTTCGCCCCTGTGCCCGTCGTCCTCCTCCTCATTGGTCTGGTGCTGTTTTATTTCTACCCCATCAATGAGGAGCGGCGCGGCCAGATCCAACAGGAACTACAGAAAGCAGAGTGAGTTTCCATCCTGTTGATAGTCCCAATACCCTACAGTGGATCTACATTACTTGGATTAATTGGTTGAACTGATTGTATGCtagactgacatctagtggtagaTCACTGTAGCTGTCTAGTTTTTGTTTTTCTCGCAaatcaaataaaagtttattGGGCACGTGCACATGGTACAGCGATTTGCTTACTTGCTAATGATCCTCAGCAATGACAAATACAAGAGTACCAAAATAACAAGTAGTAAATAAAAGTAGATTAAAAAAGTTATACAAATAGTAATATGAAAATAATGTACATAATAGAATCTAcattattattttataaaaaatataattaattattataattattattattttacgaAGACATGTTAGCTTTCCTGATAATTCTATGACATTGTTTCACTTACAAAGCCATTTTGTTCTTTACAGGAAAGTGGTTGGAAACCAAGAAATGGAGGCAGTGGGATTGTAGACTCCGCTCAGACACAGCCAGCATGTCTAGCTGGACACTTCCATCAGTCAGTGTCTTTGTCTGACATGGTGCATGACTGTTCACACCTCATCTGACACCACGCTAGGACACTGCTGCCTATTTCACAGCAGCTCGCATGTGTTTATACCACGGAAGACGATTGCCATGGTCACAGGCCGAGACACAGACACTTGACTCCGCCTATGTATTGTatctttgcatgtgtgtgttttcttatcCAACCATTGTAATCACTTTTGTgtacaacagtggttcccaacctttctCTGTTAATGTACCACAAACTTGATTTTTCTCTGCCCAGAGTACCCCTGACGTACCCCCTCATGTGCGTTTTACCAGTAAGCCTATGGTCTCATGgatcttctcaagtaccccctgtaGGTAGACCCTCTGTGGATAGGGCAGGTACCACCAGGGGTCTTAGTAgctctggttgggaaccactggtgtcCAGTACTGTTCACTGGATGCAAGGACCTCGGAGTAATATGTTTTGTAATAAACCACTTATATTCAAAGGGATCAAGATCGACATTTTATTTGAAGTATTTTAACCTAGTATACAGTAGGCCTAAATTCTAGTCTGGGATGCTGATGCTTCATTACAGatcaaatatataaaaataaataaatggggaAGGTAAATCTAACATCCAACAGAAGAAGAAAAATCACCGCCGGGATCGTTTAATGGTGCGTGCATTgttattacattgttattatttatgaacagaataaaataaaaaatatcgcGCTCAAAATGTGACGAACACTCCCACTTTTTTTCCGGTTTAACCGCTACATTCCCATCACGTGGTAGACGCCGCCGCACGGAGACAGACGACAACAGCCGCTGAAATAGCAGATTGAAGGAAGATAGTCTCTTGGTAGGGTGGAGGGATATTAACGAAGGAAATGGGAGTAGAAATTGAGACAATAACCCCGGGCGATGGTAAAATATTTTTATGCATATCTTTAGCTCAAGATTTCTGATGGATTTCCGTTAATTCATTTTAATTTCCACACAAAAAAAGGCAGCTTCTCTTAGTCTTCTCATGCCCGTTATCCTGTTTTAGCGTCGCGTCGTCTTTTCATGCCCGTTATCCTGTTTTAGCGTCTCGTCGTCTTTTCATGCCAGTTATCCTGTTTTTCTATGGCTTTTTCTCCCACAGGAAGGACCTTCCCTAAAAAAGGACAGACGTGCGTGGTGCATTATGTTGGTGAGTTTGGGAGATTCATTTCAAGTGTCTGTCTGAATGCAAGCACCAATGCAAATTCCCTTAAATCTCAGGCCACAACCTTGGCGATTGAgtgcatttttttttgtttcaatAGTAATATTTTCATTCAGGGGAATTTCATTTGGATGCAATTGCAAATACATATTTAGCTCTGGCCACCCAACAGTGTGTTGCGTTACGTCTTTCTGTACAAGGGAGGCAGGTGGCTTCTTCGTATTGGAATGCGGTTATTACTACATTGTATAAATTGAGCAACATTGTAACATCGCGTGCGAAGTCAAGACTACTTTGTTACAATGTAGCCACCGGACACTTCGTAGGTGATTACAGTAGGGTAATATAACATGCAGGTAGGTAGGTGTCTGTGTTGAGGGTTCAGACGTCGGCAGCTGCAGGGTTCAATCCGAGGTCGAGACAGACGAGACAGCGAGGGATTTAAACCCAGTCTGATACCCTGCCTTTGTTGAAGTTGAGGGGATTGGTGACGTTGGATAAGAACTGAGTATTGCTGTCTGATGTGTTtttatggacccccccccccccctccgttgTAATTGTTTACTGATGAGTTCGTGTGTTATTGTAATAGTTGCATGGGTtggtatattttataattttctCCATGTTCTCATACGATTTAGACTATTCAATTGTCAGCTATCTAGCTGTAGGATAGCTGCTATTGTAGTCCTAACACTCTTATTGGATTATCATGTAACTTCCATTATACTCGGGTTCATGCATACACAAAATATTTACATCACTGGCAAGATTCTACATGTTTTACTACGTTTGCTATAGCAACagtagtttttttttcttccactttttaaTTTCCTGCCAGAAAATTATATTTTCCTGTTATTCATGTGTGAACTGTACCCTCATGCAATAGCTGGTGCTTGAGTtatatcactggggaagccaagccagtaaaAAAAAGCCATATTTACAAcctgtgataattgtgttgtttgctctatagcCCGTTAGCCCACCACTCTGATATGCAATATGGCCGAGACAACAATAAAGACAACAGTCACAGTGGCGGAATAAATTAGACTACACATATACTTGTTTCATCACAGTACCAGAAAGCAACACATGTCCGGTGTCCACAAAAAAAcaaatattgcatgtaacaaatagTTAAATGACCTACAGCACGGTCCATCAAGTGAATGTTTTCTACAGTTTACTAAACAACTGCTGGGTTTAGATCCACGTAGTTACCGCAAGTCAGCACGAAGACACCGGGAGCAACTGCTGGGTTTAGATCCACGTAGTTACCGCAAGTCAGCACGAAGACACCGGGAGCAACTGCTGGGTTTAGATCCACGTAGTTACCGCAAGTCAGCACGAAGACACCGGGAGCAACTGCTGGGTTTAGATCCACGTAGTTACCGCAAGTCAGCACGAAGACACCGGGAGCAACTGCTGGGTTTAGATCCACGTAGTTACCGCAAGTCAGCACGAAGACACCGGGAGCAACTGCTGGGTTTAGATCCACGTAGTTACCGCAAGTCAGCACGAAGACACCGGGAGCAACTGCTGGGTTTAGATCCACGTAGTTACCGCAAGTCAGCACGAAGACACCGGGAGCAACTGCCTCCCTTATTCCTGCACCATTTACACTTCAACATTAAAACGTCGTCAAATCAACTAGGCTATAATACAGTGGAAACAAACGGAAAGATACCAAAGACAAgttagtccaatcaatgttgctAATTTATCATGTGACTGTCCATGGtacagctttctctctctctctcgctctctctctctgtgtgtgtgtgtgtgtgtgtgtgcatgcaagttTAAAAAAAGTTGACTCGCCATAATTGTAGACTAGTTGAATGACAACGTcattctcctctctttcatgttggtaAAACATTATATGGCTTTCTCATACAGTACACTTTTCGTTTTTGTTGTcataggctacctagctaaaatgcttgctagcctaacttccttgcatgggcaacaatgaaccagctaagttaactagctagttaacgtGAGACTACTAGACTACATATTGCATTTCAATCATCTCAGACCCTTGGCTCAATATATGAAtttatggttagatcagaatcACCATCATAATCATGGAGTCCAAATCTCCATCCAGGACTTAGGAAAGGGctgatttagcaagctagctactgcaggacaacGACACAAGCAGACCAGGAACGGACAAGTTTTTCTGACAACGTTTTGCTTTTGATGCGATTTGATTTGGTGtaaagccaaatccaaactggcctccTTTTTTGGGGGACATTTTGCATGTGCCAGGACAACCGACAGTTGAGCTCAGCTTTTTTTTTATTAACGGAGGTGAAATGCTTGTTGGCATCAGTCATCAATCAAATGTTGTGGCGGCAACAactcttttggtccagacagcatcagatacatgggctacacatactaagacagaggggcgctgtttccctcgcTCTGATGATTTCTCCAGTGAGATTCAGCCATTTGCCAATTTTAAGGGAAAgtatgaaaacacagagagatgaaagattcaattattttatacaatttttatttttttattggtcaaatatGTGGGGGAAGCCTGGTTTCCATTGGCATCAATGATTACACTCCTCCACTGCCCTCATGATAAGTCAGTCTCCTATTTGCATAAATCTGCTCCCTGACGGGATATTTTTGAGACCGTCAACAACGATAACGTTCGACGTCAAAGAAATTACAACTGAAAAAGTTTTTTGCATTATAAATTCCATCCCTAATAGATCATTATATTGGCcaacgcagagagagagaaaataagaaaaaaaatctggCCACCCAACCCCGCCACGTCTGGGATTACTATCTATATCTTGCCCCCCTGATGTGCCCCACAGCAGTGCACACCAGAGATTAGCCCCCtcctggcctgattggtggtaaCAACAACAGTACACAATGAACGCCTCCTCGGGATGGATTGCCGAGTGCAGACGCCCAGTTATGGGCATTTTCCTGTCACTTTGCTGCCCACCCCGAGAGACAGCTGCAGGGGCTATTTCTGCTATTGGTGGAATCCCTTCATTTGCATTCAGGGATATAGTTTTACACTAGCTCAGAAGATATATTGTTAATGCTTCGTTAACTGTCGGTTTTGTCCCTTGTTGTGTTGCATAACAGTAGATATGGAAGTAGACCTACAAGAGCCACAGGATGTACGTCTTTCACCTTTAGTGTTCGTCTGCCTGCTGGAACTCAAGTTAGTTTGGGTTTTAGTGCAGGAATTGCACCCCCAGTCCAGTTCTGAAATGATTGCGTTGAAACGtaacaagacatgccaccatcTCTGTTACAGATTGTCAAAATAAATCCTCTCTGCCTCTCATTTCCTCCTCCTCAGGCTCTCTGACGGATGGACGCAAGTTTGACTCCTCCCGTGACAGGGACAAGCCCTTCAGGTTTAAAATAGGAAAACAGGAAGTGATCCGTGGCTGGGAAGAGGGAGTCGTGCAGGTAGGTGTACTGTGCAGACATTTCTGTTGTCTGTCTGCCCCTACTAGGAAGTACAGGAGAAGGGTTTTACAATTAAATTACCACGTCCTTGTAACGGAGAGGTTGccattttgccaaagcacagaaTGTCCCATCGGTGTATTTCTTTGCTGTGCATGAGCCCTCGGTCAAGATTACCCAGAGCAAAAACATTTCTCTTACTCGATGAATTGAACTGTTCCAGGTACCACCGTCTCTATCAGTAGGAACATAATGACCTTCATACATGGTATTTCTCTGAACATATGACATGCTCTGTGAGGGCTAAAGAAGACGGTTTGAAGTATTAGCATAAACCTTCACTGTTACTAGGGCGGTACACACAGTCCGGTCTGCTTGTTGTACAGCTCTGTGATGTGTAGCTGCGGCAGATTTGAAAGGGAAATGTGtgcaacaggagagagagactgaggcatTGTGTTGTACTTCAAAGCAGTTCGCTGGGCTTTTGCCAGGAGGTTGATTACATAATATTCTTATCAAGGGCGACAGATGCGGTGAAGAGACGTGCCCGTATTAGTCTTTGTTGTGTTGGCGAGGCATTCTCCCAGCCAATGGCAGTTCTCCACAAGAGCCCTCAACGTTTTCATCAGAGGCTCCACACTTACAGCATGACAAAACCGCTCCCCcaattacacaaacacacactaagtGTCTGGTCTGGGGTCGATTTGCTGCTTTATGTACAACCAAAAAGTGATGCATAAATGAACACAATTTGAACAAAAAAAAAGTTGTCAACAGTATCATAAAATAAATGCTTCTTTCTGAAATAAAACATAGAGGTAGGTTCCTCTATAGCTTTATCTCAGTGTGGCTGTGCTTGACCTATGTCCCCCTCACTTCCTTGCAGATGAGTGTCGGTCAGAGAGCCAAGCTGACCTGCTCGCCTGACTTTGCCTACGGAGCAAAGGGCCACCCGGGGATCATTCCACCCAACGCCACCCTCATCTTTGATGTTGAGCTACTGAGCCTTGAATgaagttttttttaattttttttgtaagTACTTTTTGAAGATTTTctaagtgtttttttgttgttgttattatccGTAGTTTAAATAATAGCACAAATGCATCTACAAGTCTATGGATTCAATCTaatccctttctcctcttcctcctctgtcttTGCAGGCTGCTTTCTACCTAGGAAACATGTAGAAAGGCTAAGAAAGTCTGCACTTGATTCTATAAGAGACCTGAGTCTATAATTCCACCACTTTGGTCATTATTTTATCCATATATACAAAATCTTCGTTATCAATGCCTTGGTTAttttgtttttctttaaaaacCTATGGGCCATAACCTTAAAACCTTACAAACCTTGATGTTTTTAAATCTTTAATTTTTTAATTGTGCTTTACTTTGTTTTGTGAAATGATTGGTTGTGCATGGTtatatgagtaatgcaaaataccAATGAAATATTAGCAGCGACATTCATCTCTTTTCAAGAGAACCTATCAGCAACATAGAGGGCTGGTGCTTGACGTGAAGCCTACCCGAGGAACAAAACTAAGAGAATATGAAAAGTACATGTTTGCATCCATACCTCACCCAGCTGAAAGTAGAACAAATatgaatagatttttttttttagagttGTAGGGCCTAGTGTAATGTTGAGAGGCATAAGTGTATTAAAATATTGAGTCATGGGATGTCTTAATGGTATACAACAGGAACATATGTTATTTACCCAGACTAAATAGTGATGTTTCCTTTCATTTTGATTAACTTTATTAGGCGCTAGTGAGCATTCTGCACAGAGAAACCAGTACAGAAGGGAATTGTTGTATCATATTGCGTGTCTCTCATTACGAGACATACGAGCAACCAACTAGCTGGTTCTGCATGTCCTACATAATGATATCCTGATCTATAGGTGTCAACGTTTTgcattttcatattttttgttgttgttgttgcttatgTTTCTTTCCAAGTCAAATCTTTAACCCTGTTGAAAGCCATACATGTGTTATTAACAGTGATGGGAACCATATCGTATACGCACATTAATTGGAGTAGTGATGATTTTGAAAAGGGGGTTGAGGAATCGATTCAATTGTGACCCCCCCCCACCTTATTTTGTCTCACAACTTGACATTATATATTTTTCAGATGCCATCTTTCTAAAAtgtgtgtatgcgaccaatacaatttgacttGGTAACTAAGAATGACTTCTACTTTTACCTGTAATTGAAtggtaaatatttttttgtcaGCGTCATTAGACTGACACCACACTGCCTAAATAAAAATGCTGTGTTGTGGTAGTCAGGTGACGGAGACATCCATGTTTTGTATCACATTTAAAAGTATGTTGAAATAGAGTTAAATCTAATGCATAGAGAACATGTTCAGATGCTGGCCATCATTGCTCTTGATGTTACAGCTGTCTAGGCGCATGGCACAAATGCAGTCCTATGTACTGTGTATTTGTGTGCTGAGTTACATACGCAGGCACAACCAATAAATGTTTTGCAGTTGCAATAAAGTGCTCTCTACCTGCTTTGTGGAAAGTCCATTTTTTTCTTCAATTACCGGGATATCTGGCATTAATGAGGTTGGGGTTATTaaagaatgtttttttgttgaaatgttgcgttgTAATTTTAGAAAATGTACATATTATATCTGCAGTAATAGTAGAATGATAGGGTTTCGCAGTATTATTTACCcgccagtgttgtgattggctgtgatattcGCCTGTTGCGTTCTCCTCCCGGAGCGGCCGCCGCGGTCGAAGCTGCATTAACTTTGTgcctgtgttatctagtggaaatgGCTCTTTTCGTGGTTGCTAAAATAATACACTGTTCGCTCAAAAACAAGCACTGAATATTCGTGTAGGGGATCCTTGTACCATCTAAATCCCtgtgaaatgtatttttcaatagcaaaacatttttgtttttacaaCTGTTTGAAACCGGTGAACCAAAACCGAAACTAAAAGGCTCACGCCTCGATCACACCGAGTGTTTTGAAtgttggtacaccagaagtactgtacattcatttcaaatggaaCTTATCGAAAGTATGAATCAAACTGTATGTCTATACGGCTTACATAAATGGTAGCAGAAGGAGAATGTTTAACTTTTTGTTGCATACATATATATCCACATGATACGAGGCGCTAAGCCCGTGTCTCTGCCATGTTGCGGGTGAGGGGGAGATGTGTTTTTAATACAGCCTACTTAGTGCTGTTGCAATTCACCTAGCTTCAACATAGGGGAGACATGCTGAGACATTCTAGGTGTAGTGGCACCTTTTAAGTATCAAGGTGTTCAATTAGTGTCTGCTTTGCTATAGAAACCGAAGTGGTATCTCGGGATTGGAATAGGGTTTTATGGATCATCGCTCATATTCATAGGGATTAGAAGATATATGAGCCATCACCCACAGCAAGACGTAGAAGAGTGGCAAAATTGCtccacagtagtagtagtagccccATTTTCCACTGACGAACAGTTACTGAACTAACTAAATTCACAGATTGTCTTTAACCACCTCATATTGCACAATTTCAAGTACTTGCGAAAAATCTTGAAAATGAGATATTCCTGACCATAGCTGCATGCATTATGTATGTCTGCATTATGTATGGATGCCCTGAGACGGCAACAGCTGATGGGCGGTCATTGGTTGTGTCACCGCCTCTGATTGACTTGGGTTTTCTAGACCAGGACATTAGCGGTGACTCGGAATATCACTTCTCAACAGCGGCGCTTTCGTCCCAAGTACGAAGCAGAAAAAGGAGTATAGTAACTAAAAGTCtgagttttttttctccccccctGAGACATTCACCATCAAAAACTTTTAAGGTGAGTTTACATATGTCCAACAACATTTCCCGTTAGCTAGCGTAGCTCTCCCGGTTAGCTAAATACTGTTAGCTTGCTAGCAAATGTATCGAAACAAAGGTGGTGATTGAACGTAAGTGAGCAAAGTTATTCACCAGCGACGTGTTAGCCGAGATTGGAGGAATAAAGAAAACAGTAACATCTTGTCTTGATACATTTAGCTAACTAGGTAACCAGTTAACCTAGGTATCTCATCGTTTAGCCACAACTTCTTGTTAGTtagctgatatatatatatatatatatatatatatatagctaacTAGCCAAGTTAGCTATAGCGAGATGCACTGTGCCTTCCATGTGGTTGTCTTTTATCATATGGTGTCACAGTGAGGCTATTAGCCTGGCCAGGTAAGTACAGTTAACTGGCTAGCAAACTACATATTCAGCTACATACCTAACTAATGTTTCAACTATATTTGTTTACAAATGTTAATTAAATCTCAATGTTTTTGAAACCTCTGACTCATGACATCATGTGATTTCTTGACTCATGCTACACAAATGTCTGTCACACTAAAGAGATGTGACAGACATTAGCCAGCTGTAGACCGTCTTAGCAAAATGTGTGATGTCTTATTAAGTATGAGCTGTATGGAacgttttaattgtatttttattgaacctttatttaactagacatcTAGGTTAATGTTTGGGAGAATCTCAACCT
Coding sequences within:
- the fkbp1ab gene encoding FKBP prolyl isomerase 1Ab, which codes for MGVEIETITPGDGRTFPKKGQTCVVHYVGSLTDGRKFDSSRDRDKPFRFKIGKQEVIRGWEEGVVQMSVGQRAKLTCSPDFAYGAKGHPGIIPPNATLIFDVELLSLE